The following proteins are co-located in the Gossypium hirsutum isolate 1008001.06 chromosome A02, Gossypium_hirsutum_v2.1, whole genome shotgun sequence genome:
- the LOC107952196 gene encoding aldehyde oxidase GLOX, with protein sequence MSSLTFISSVLLFQLLFTSHPCHRILTSAAPGERWQLLQKSIGISAMHMQLLSNDRVVVFDRTDFGPSNLPLPEGKCRFDLNDTALKQDCTAHSIEYDVLSNKFRPLMVQTDVWCSSGAVTPNGDLVQTGGFNDGERKVRVFSPCSSCDWQESNNGLAARRWYSTNHILPDGRQIIIGGRKQFNYEFVPKNIAANTFDLPFLFETNDREVENNLYPFVFLNIDGNLFVFANNRAILLDYVKNKVIKRYPTIPGGDPRSYPSTGSAVLLPLKNLKASDIQAEVLVCGGAPKGSYSQATQGEFIGALKTCARILITDPNPKWVIDTMPLARVMGDMILLPNGNVLLINGAGSGSAGWEFGRNPVLNPVLYRPDNKIGTRFETHTPTKIPRMYHSTAALLRDGRVLVGGSNPHTYYNFTSILFPTELSLEAFCPPYLEAKYNNLRPTIVGPNSMSGISYGKTLTLEMEIKGKVEEELVWITMVAPAFNTHSFSMNQRLIVLGNDKITALEKSRYNIEVRTPRSGNLAPAGFYLLFVVHQDIPSMGIWVQLQ encoded by the coding sequence ATGTCATCATTAACATTTATTTCGTCAGTCTTATTGTTTCAACTCCTGTTTACCTCACACCCATGTCATCGCATCCTCACCTCCGCCGCACCTGGCGAAAGGTGGCAACTCCTGCAAAAAAGCATCGGCATCTCCGCCATGCACATGCAACTCCTTAGCAATGACCGTGTCGTTGTCTTTGATAGAACTGATTTTGGGCCATCAAATCTGCCACTACCGGAAGGGAAATGCCGTTTTGACTTGAATGACACTGCTCTCAAACAGGATTGCACGGCGCATTCAATTGAGTACGATGTTTTATCGAATAAGTTCAGGCCCCTTATGGTCCAAACCGACGTCTGGTGCTCTTCCGGTGCCGTCACGCCCAATGGTGATCTAGTCCAAACCGGTGGCTTCAATGACGGTGAACGTAAAGTGAGGGTCTTTAGCCCGTGCAGTTCATGCGATTGGCAAGAATCAAATAACGGGTTGGCAGCCAGAAGATGGTATTCGACTAACCATATCTTGCCAGATGGAAGACAAATCATTATCGGCGGTCGAAAGCAATTTAACTACGAGTTTGTTCCTAAAAACATAGCGGCCAACACATTCGATTTGCCTTTCTTGTTTGAAACCAATGATCGAGAAGTCGAGAACAATCTTTACCCTTTTGTTTTCCTTAATATTGATGGAAACTTATTTGTTTTCGCTAACAATCGAGCCATTTTGCTTGATTACGTGAAAAATAAAGTTATCAAGAGGTATCCGACAATTCCAGGTGGCGATCCTAGAAGCTATCCAAGCACTGGTTCGGCTGTCTTGCTTCCATTGAAGAACTTGAAAGCATCAGATATTCAAGCTGAAGTTTTGGTGTGTGGAGGTGCTCCTAAAGGATCTTATTCCCAAGCCACACAAGGTGAGTTCATTGGAGCCTTGAAGACTTGCGCCAGGATCTTAATTACCGACCCCAACCCAAAATGGGTCATCGATACTATGCCACTAGCTAGAGTTATGGGTGACATGATATTGCTTCCAAACGGCAACGTTTTGCTCATTAACGGGGCCGGGTCCGGGTCAGCTGGTTGGGAATTTGGTCGGAACCCGGTTTTAAATCCGGTTTTATACCGACCGGATAACAAAATCGGAACACGTTTCGAAACACATACCCCGACCAAGATTCCACGGATGTATCACTCCACAGCAGCATTACTTCGTGATGGCAGAGTTTTAGTTGGTGGAAGCAATCCTCATACTTATTACAATTTTACAAGTATTCTATTCCCTACTGAACTAAGTTTAGAGGCATTCTGTCCACCGTATTTGGAGGCTAAATACAACAATTTGCGACCAACAATCGTTGGTCCAAACTCAATGTCGGGGATCAGCTACGGGAAAACGCTAACACTTGAAATGGAGATTAAGGGTAAAGTAGAAGAAGAATTAGTGTGGATAACAATGGTGGCACCAGCTTTCAATACACATTCGTTCTCTATGAATCAAAGGTTGATTGTACTTGGAAATGACAAAATAACAGCTTTGGAGAAATCAAGGTATAACATTGAGGTAAGGACGCCAAGATCGGGTAATCTTGCGCCAGCAGGGTTTTATCTTTTATTTGTGGTCCATCAAGACATTCCCAGCATGGGAATTTGGGTCCAGTTGCAGTAA